A stretch of the Balneola vulgaris DSM 17893 genome encodes the following:
- a CDS encoding phosphonoacetaldehyde reductase, translating into MQTEYFGNGALDNLKSVIANHSPSKVFVVTGGKSYRQSGAESIIDTTLKGINTFRYFGFEENPKIEDLLEGASLINDFDPDLIIAVGGGSVIDTAKIISVLPDKADEATNMIKGDYLQLNKLAPIVAIPTTSGSGSEATHFAVAYIQSIKYSVAHSDILPDYSIIDPTLTYSMSPYQTAVSGLDALSQAIESGWANGTTELSKKYSLEAIDLILDNIKNAVHNPCPDSRLKMAKGSNLAGKAINISKTTAPHAMSYGLTSKYQIPHGHAVAVTLGHFFVLNKKLALVQENIELDKYMNQLVQKFGTNDVELAKNRFYGLVESLGLKLRLKEIGLHDEEDLDDLVKSVNVERLQNHPIKLDKNMLLEILKKAL; encoded by the coding sequence ATGCAAACTGAATACTTTGGAAACGGAGCTTTAGATAATCTGAAGTCAGTTATTGCTAATCATTCTCCTTCAAAAGTATTTGTTGTTACGGGTGGTAAATCGTATAGACAATCTGGCGCTGAGAGTATTATTGATACAACATTAAAGGGTATTAATACCTTTAGATATTTTGGATTCGAAGAGAACCCTAAAATTGAGGATTTACTGGAAGGTGCTTCACTAATAAATGATTTTGATCCAGATCTGATAATTGCAGTAGGCGGGGGCAGTGTAATTGACACAGCAAAAATTATATCCGTACTTCCAGATAAGGCCGACGAAGCTACAAATATGATAAAAGGAGATTATTTACAATTAAATAAATTAGCTCCTATTGTTGCTATTCCAACAACGTCGGGTTCAGGTAGCGAAGCTACTCATTTTGCAGTGGCTTATATCCAATCAATAAAATATTCTGTAGCACACTCTGATATATTACCAGATTACTCAATAATTGATCCTACACTCACCTATTCAATGTCACCATATCAGACAGCAGTTTCTGGTCTCGATGCCTTAAGCCAAGCCATAGAATCAGGTTGGGCAAATGGCACAACAGAACTGAGTAAAAAATATTCATTAGAGGCGATTGATCTAATTTTAGATAATATTAAAAATGCGGTTCATAATCCATGTCCTGATTCTAGGCTTAAGATGGCAAAAGGGTCTAATTTAGCAGGAAAGGCTATAAATATATCTAAAACAACAGCTCCACATGCTATGTCTTATGGGTTAACATCTAAATATCAAATACCTCATGGGCATGCAGTAGCAGTAACTTTAGGTCATTTTTTTGTATTGAACAAAAAATTGGCATTGGTTCAGGAAAATATTGAGCTTGATAAATATATGAATCAGTTAGTTCAAAAATTTGGAACTAATGATGTGGAATTAGCGAAAAATAGATTTTATGGGTTGGTGGAAAGTCTTGGATTAAAGCTAAGACTTAAGGAGATTGGTTTACATGATGAAGAAGATTTAGATGATCTGGTTAAGAGTGTTAACGTTGAGAGATTGCAAAATCACCCAATTAAACTAGATAAGAATATGTTACTTGAAATTTTAAAGAAAGCGTTATGA
- a CDS encoding Wzz/FepE/Etk N-terminal domain-containing protein gives MSTDDSKPPKTPNNPTDFPIQEYRLVPADQYHEIDSEDEIDLIELAKTLWDNRTTIYKFLAVGFVLGILVALLSPKEYKAYATLMPEYSTEGGGSASGLLKQYGGLLGLSGGSYSSNSNAIRVELYPEIVNSLTFQYSLANQVFYYNDYDTSAPLIDYYTEIREPGLLPTVKEYTIGLPGKLIESLFGEEKLVDKSEANIDSSFILSLTKNEVGFIEFLRSKTGASLNDESGIISVSATMPNPELAAEVAQFTIQELTTYLTEYRIEKVQRDLGFIKEQLNKAEERFEEAQLALAEFVDSNQGSLSARAQIEQQNLNSEYNLAFDLYNTLTQQYEEAKLKVQEETPMFKVLQPVSVPVEKSSPKSLIIISSFMVLGTVLGAFWILIITIKNK, from the coding sequence TTGAGTACAGACGATTCAAAACCACCGAAGACACCAAATAATCCAACGGATTTTCCAATTCAGGAATACCGACTGGTACCCGCTGATCAGTATCATGAAATCGATAGTGAAGATGAGATTGATTTAATAGAACTAGCAAAGACGCTGTGGGATAACCGAACCACTATCTATAAGTTCTTAGCCGTAGGGTTTGTGCTTGGAATTTTGGTAGCCCTTTTAAGTCCAAAAGAATACAAAGCTTACGCAACCTTGATGCCTGAGTATAGTACCGAAGGCGGAGGAAGTGCTTCTGGTTTACTTAAACAATACGGAGGCTTACTTGGGTTAAGTGGGGGAAGTTATAGTTCTAACAGCAATGCCATTCGAGTGGAGCTATATCCTGAAATCGTAAATAGTTTAACATTTCAATATAGTCTGGCGAATCAGGTGTTCTACTATAACGATTATGATACTTCAGCACCATTAATAGATTATTATACAGAAATTAGAGAACCTGGCCTTCTACCTACAGTAAAAGAGTATACAATAGGTTTGCCAGGAAAATTAATCGAGTCTTTATTTGGTGAAGAAAAATTAGTTGATAAATCAGAGGCTAATATTGATTCATCGTTTATTTTAAGTTTAACGAAAAATGAAGTTGGATTTATTGAGTTTCTGAGGAGTAAAACGGGAGCAAGCCTAAATGATGAGTCAGGCATTATTTCCGTAAGTGCAACGATGCCAAACCCAGAATTAGCCGCAGAAGTAGCTCAATTTACTATTCAAGAATTGACTACTTATCTCACAGAATACAGGATTGAAAAAGTACAAAGAGATTTAGGATTTATAAAAGAACAATTGAATAAAGCTGAAGAAAGGTTTGAGGAAGCACAATTGGCCTTAGCAGAGTTTGTAGATAGTAATCAAGGAAGTCTATCAGCACGAGCACAAATCGAACAGCAGAATTTGAATTCAGAATACAATCTCGCATTTGATTTGTACAATACACTCACTCAACAGTATGAAGAAGCGAAACTGAAAGTGCAAGAAGAAACCCCTATGTTCAAAGTTCTACAGCCCGTTAGTGTTCCTGTGGAAAAAAGCAGCCCTAAGTCACTGATTATTATATCATCATTTATGGTTCTTGGAACGGTGTTAGGCGCCTTTTGGATATTAATTATAACGATCAAAAACAAGTAG
- the aepX gene encoding phosphoenolpyruvate mutase — MNKKVYVGMSADLVHPGHLNIIEQAKKLGDVVVGLLTDEAIASYKRLPHMEYEYRKRVVENIKGVLEVIPQNTLDYRPNLKKIKPDYVVHGDDWKEGIQKETRQQVIDTLKVWGGELVEVPYTNGISSTQLNQALKEIGITPDQRVKRLRRLIAAKKPVRIIEAHSGLTGLIVENLKVEINGESREFDGMWASSLTDSTSKGKPDIEAVDITARTENINDLVEVTTKPIIFDGDTGGKIEHFVFTVRTLERLGVSAIIIEDKVGLKKNSLFGTEVPQQQDSIEGFCEKIKAGKNAQVGQDFMIISRIESLILKQGQEDAIKRAKAYINAGVDAVMIHSKESSPNEILDFCKEYKKFDRKVPLVAVPSSYDSVYEDELAEAGVNVVIYANQLLRSAYPAMVDTAKKILTYKRAYEARENLMSIKDILTLIPGGK, encoded by the coding sequence ATGAATAAGAAAGTTTATGTTGGCATGAGTGCTGACTTGGTTCACCCAGGACACCTAAATATTATTGAACAAGCTAAAAAGTTAGGTGATGTTGTTGTTGGTTTGCTGACTGATGAAGCAATTGCAAGTTATAAGAGATTACCTCATATGGAATATGAGTATCGTAAACGAGTTGTGGAGAATATAAAAGGAGTATTAGAAGTAATTCCTCAAAATACGCTCGATTATAGACCAAATCTGAAAAAAATTAAACCAGATTATGTTGTACATGGTGACGATTGGAAAGAGGGAATTCAGAAAGAAACAAGACAACAAGTAATTGACACATTGAAAGTATGGGGGGGAGAGTTAGTCGAAGTTCCATATACAAATGGAATATCTTCAACTCAGTTAAATCAAGCTTTAAAAGAAATAGGTATAACACCAGATCAAAGAGTTAAGCGACTTAGAAGATTAATTGCGGCAAAGAAACCAGTTAGGATTATTGAAGCACACTCAGGATTAACGGGATTAATAGTAGAAAACCTTAAAGTTGAGATTAACGGTGAATCAAGGGAATTTGACGGTATGTGGGCAAGCTCACTTACAGATTCAACTAGTAAAGGTAAACCGGATATTGAAGCTGTTGATATAACTGCAAGAACAGAAAACATCAATGATCTCGTTGAAGTCACCACAAAGCCGATAATTTTCGATGGTGACACTGGAGGTAAAATCGAACATTTCGTTTTCACAGTTAGAACACTGGAAAGACTGGGTGTTTCTGCTATAATAATTGAAGACAAAGTGGGACTTAAAAAGAATTCACTATTTGGAACAGAAGTCCCGCAGCAACAAGATTCAATTGAAGGATTTTGTGAAAAAATTAAAGCAGGAAAAAATGCACAAGTAGGGCAAGATTTCATGATTATTTCAAGAATTGAAAGCCTTATCTTAAAACAGGGGCAAGAGGATGCGATTAAAAGAGCAAAAGCTTATATAAATGCAGGTGTCGATGCTGTAATGATTCACTCAAAGGAAAGTTCGCCAAATGAAATTCTAGATTTTTGTAAAGAATACAAAAAATTTGACCGTAAAGTACCTTTAGTAGCAGTACCATCGTCTTATGATTCTGTGTATGAAGATGAGCTTGCAGAAGCAGGGGTAAATGTCGTGATTTATGCAAATCAATTATTAAGAAGTGCTTATCCTGCAATGGTTGATACTGCTAAGAAAATCCTGACTTATAAAAGAGCTTATGAAGCTAGAGAGAATTTGATGTCTATTAAAGACATACTAACATTAATTCCCGGAGGGAAATAA
- the aepY gene encoding phosphonopyruvate decarboxylase codes for MVKNELLFEALKKSGIEFYCGVPDSLLKDFCAFLTDNTSSKEHIITANEGGAIALASGYHMATSKVPLVYLQNSGLGNIVNPILSLADKEVYGIPMLIMIGWRGEPGVHDEPQHKKQGRVQNDLLDCMEIPYMVLDESTSDVSQFVKKAISKTVNLSTPVAIVVRKNTFEPYQLKSSVASDYMLSRESAIQQVLEQLEIDDIVVSTTGKPSREVFEFRVSQNFGNQNDFLTVGSMGHCSQIALGIALHTDRNVFCIDGDGSVIMHMGGLSITGQSGAKNFRHIVLNNGAHDSVGGQPTVGFEISISEIALANGYKKVFKAKDSDSLKSSLERFLKEDGPVLLEVCIKKGARKDLGRPTSTPEENKKALMKLLNS; via the coding sequence ATGGTGAAGAATGAGTTGTTATTTGAAGCATTAAAAAAATCTGGAATTGAATTTTATTGCGGGGTTCCTGACTCACTTCTCAAAGATTTTTGTGCGTTCCTTACAGATAACACAAGCTCCAAAGAACATATTATTACGGCGAATGAAGGTGGTGCAATTGCATTAGCAAGTGGTTACCATATGGCAACAAGTAAAGTACCATTAGTTTATCTTCAAAACTCGGGTTTGGGAAATATTGTAAACCCAATATTATCACTTGCAGATAAAGAGGTATATGGAATACCGATGTTGATAATGATAGGCTGGAGAGGAGAGCCTGGTGTACATGATGAACCTCAACATAAAAAACAGGGCAGAGTTCAGAATGATCTTTTAGACTGTATGGAAATACCCTACATGGTACTAGATGAAAGTACTTCAGATGTATCTCAATTTGTAAAAAAAGCTATATCTAAAACTGTTAACTTAAGTACACCTGTTGCTATTGTAGTGCGTAAAAATACTTTTGAGCCTTATCAGTTAAAATCCAGCGTTGCTTCAGATTATATGTTGTCAAGAGAGTCCGCGATTCAGCAAGTTCTTGAACAATTAGAAATTGACGACATCGTCGTTTCTACAACTGGAAAGCCATCCAGAGAAGTTTTTGAGTTTAGGGTATCTCAAAATTTTGGAAATCAGAACGACTTTTTAACGGTAGGATCAATGGGGCATTGCTCACAAATTGCACTTGGTATAGCTCTTCATACTGATCGAAATGTGTTCTGTATTGATGGAGATGGTTCTGTGATTATGCATATGGGAGGTTTAAGCATTACTGGACAATCAGGAGCAAAAAACTTTCGACATATTGTTCTGAATAATGGCGCTCACGATTCTGTAGGTGGTCAACCTACAGTTGGATTTGAGATTTCTATTTCTGAAATAGCATTAGCGAATGGATATAAAAAAGTCTTTAAAGCTAAGGATTCAGATAGTTTGAAATCAAGCTTGGAAAGATTCCTAAAGGAAGATGGTCCTGTTCTACTGGAAGTTTGTATAAAGAAAGGAGCAAGAAAAGATTTGGGTCGACCTACATCAACTCCTGAAGAGAATAAAAAAGCCTTGATGAAGCTTCTAAATTCTTAA
- a CDS encoding DegT/DnrJ/EryC1/StrS family aminotransferase: MKIPFVDLKSQYESIKPEMDNAINRIISNTAFIGGNEVSEFEENFSKKYGVKHCISVGNGTDSLYIIMKMLGIGNGDEVITPANSWISSSETISQAGANPVFVDIEPEYYTMDPDKLESLINENTKAIMPVHLYGQMCDMDHIMAIAKKHNLFVIEDCAQSHFSEFNNQRAGLIGIAGSFSFYPGKNLGAYGDAGAIITNDDELAEKCRMYARHGALVKHEHKMEGINSRLDGIQAAVLNVKLKHILKWTDDRINNASKYDLHLRDIEEIRIPKIRPNTKHSFHLYVIRAEKRDKLADFLNENGIQTSVHYPTILPLLPAYNHLGFSEKDFSNSFEAQNEILSLPLYPELQEEQIKYVAEKICDFFK, from the coding sequence ATGAAAATCCCATTTGTTGATCTTAAATCCCAATACGAATCCATTAAACCTGAAATGGATAATGCTATAAATAGAATTATTTCTAACACAGCGTTTATTGGCGGAAATGAGGTGTCAGAATTTGAAGAAAATTTTTCTAAGAAATACGGAGTAAAACACTGTATTTCAGTCGGAAACGGAACTGATTCTTTGTACATCATCATGAAGATGCTGGGCATAGGGAATGGTGATGAAGTAATTACTCCTGCTAATAGTTGGATATCATCTTCAGAGACTATTTCTCAGGCAGGAGCTAATCCGGTATTTGTTGACATTGAACCGGAGTATTATACAATGGATCCGGATAAGCTGGAATCGCTTATTAATGAGAATACTAAAGCGATAATGCCTGTTCATTTATATGGTCAAATGTGTGATATGGATCATATTATGGCTATAGCAAAAAAACACAATTTATTTGTGATCGAAGATTGTGCACAGTCTCATTTTTCTGAATTCAATAATCAAAGAGCAGGGTTGATAGGTATAGCAGGTTCATTCAGTTTCTACCCGGGCAAGAATCTTGGGGCATACGGAGATGCAGGTGCTATTATAACGAATGATGATGAATTAGCTGAAAAGTGCAGAATGTATGCCAGACATGGTGCATTAGTAAAACATGAACATAAGATGGAAGGTATCAATAGCCGTCTTGATGGAATACAAGCTGCTGTCTTAAATGTGAAGCTCAAGCACATACTGAAATGGACTGACGATCGTATCAATAATGCTTCAAAATACGACCTCCATCTAAGGGATATTGAAGAAATCCGGATTCCGAAAATCAGGCCTAACACAAAGCATTCTTTTCATCTATATGTAATTAGAGCGGAAAAGAGAGATAAGCTTGCAGATTTTCTAAATGAGAACGGAATTCAGACATCAGTACATTATCCAACAATATTGCCTTTACTTCCGGCATACAACCATTTAGGATTTTCGGAGAAAGATTTTTCGAACTCGTTCGAAGCTCAAAACGAAATACTTTCTTTACCTTTATACCCTGAATTACAAGAAGAGCAAATTAAATATGTAGCAGAGAAAATCTGTGATTTTTTCAAATGA
- a CDS encoding glycosyltransferase family 2 protein, translated as MKDVSVVLAVYNEEKYVSETLESILSQTGLDFEVLVVDDNSTDSTAEIIKSYENNHENIRYIKNTSKGKVSAFNLGVLLAEGKYKCLFAGDDIMPEGSLLNRLKVAKRLNENTPGTGLYKIKTFSEDPKFDGKVVPKRKGKGNPSGQSPLMNEKLVELLFPVPEELPNEDTWLEIAFSHLNQIQIIHSDVICCFWRVHEGNTYNLNMSVYDYKERLLKRWYAFEIFYENFSEQLSESGKEMIKERIKCNAYYENGKFLKILFSKLAFIEKLRMISTINPFFFGLRKGFYGILSGW; from the coding sequence ATGAAAGATGTATCAGTTGTACTAGCTGTTTACAACGAAGAGAAATATGTTTCTGAAACCTTGGAAAGCATATTAAGTCAAACAGGATTAGATTTCGAAGTCTTAGTTGTCGACGATAATTCTACAGATAGTACTGCAGAAATTATCAAATCATATGAGAATAATCATGAAAATATAAGATATATAAAAAATACTTCGAAGGGTAAAGTATCTGCCTTTAACCTCGGTGTTTTGCTAGCAGAGGGAAAGTATAAGTGTTTATTTGCAGGTGACGATATAATGCCTGAAGGTAGTCTTTTAAATAGATTAAAAGTTGCCAAAAGATTAAATGAGAACACTCCTGGAACAGGGCTGTATAAAATTAAAACATTTTCAGAAGATCCGAAATTTGATGGAAAAGTTGTACCTAAAAGAAAAGGTAAAGGAAATCCAAGTGGACAATCTCCTTTAATGAATGAGAAACTTGTAGAATTACTTTTTCCTGTTCCGGAAGAACTTCCTAACGAAGATACTTGGTTAGAAATAGCATTTTCGCACTTAAATCAAATACAAATTATTCATTCTGATGTAATCTGTTGCTTTTGGAGAGTTCATGAAGGTAATACGTATAACCTGAATATGAGTGTTTACGATTATAAAGAAAGGTTATTAAAAAGGTGGTATGCATTTGAAATATTTTATGAGAATTTTAGTGAGCAATTGAGCGAATCTGGAAAAGAAATGATAAAAGAGAGAATCAAATGCAACGCATATTATGAAAATGGAAAGTTTTTGAAAATTTTGTTTTCTAAGTTAGCCTTTATAGAAAAGCTTAGAATGATTTCTACGATCAATCCCTTCTTTTTTGGTCTTAGAAAAGGTTTTTATGGTATTCTTTCAGGTTGGTAA
- a CDS encoding Gfo/Idh/MocA family protein → MSKIRFAIIGCGRIAQRHAEHISNFAKLEAVCDIIPEKAESLGKEYAASSYKDIDDLLKNEKNVDVVSICSPNGLHAEHSIKALNAGFHVLCEKPMAINVHDCGLMIQAAEKNNKRLFAIKQNRFNPPVSAVKKAIDEGVFGKIYSIQLSCFWNRNEDYYTNSWKGSKDLDGGTLFTQFSHFIDLLYWMIGDVKSAQAITRNFHHQNIIEFEDSGVVTLEFYNGAIGAINYTVNSYGGNMEGSLTIFGEKGTVKIGGQYLNELEYQNIKDFKFEDLPEGNKANNYGHYQGSMSNHDEVYKNVVDVLQNGGSISTNSFEGLKTVEIIDKIYEAASK, encoded by the coding sequence ATGAGTAAAATTAGATTTGCAATAATTGGTTGCGGTAGAATTGCACAAAGACATGCAGAGCATATTTCAAATTTTGCAAAGCTTGAAGCTGTTTGTGATATAATACCCGAAAAAGCAGAATCGCTGGGTAAAGAATATGCTGCTTCTTCTTATAAAGATATTGATGATCTTTTAAAAAATGAAAAGAATGTTGATGTGGTATCGATTTGTTCTCCAAACGGGCTTCATGCTGAGCATTCCATTAAGGCACTTAATGCAGGTTTTCATGTTTTATGTGAAAAACCAATGGCAATTAATGTTCATGATTGTGGTTTAATGATTCAGGCAGCAGAAAAAAATAACAAAAGGCTTTTTGCCATAAAACAAAATAGATTCAATCCACCCGTATCAGCAGTAAAAAAAGCAATCGATGAAGGAGTATTTGGAAAAATATACAGCATCCAGTTAAGTTGTTTCTGGAATAGAAATGAAGATTACTACACAAATTCTTGGAAGGGAAGTAAGGATTTGGATGGGGGTACTTTATTTACTCAATTTAGCCACTTTATTGATTTGTTGTATTGGATGATTGGAGATGTTAAAAGTGCTCAAGCTATTACTAGAAATTTTCATCATCAAAATATCATCGAGTTTGAAGATAGTGGAGTTGTGACACTTGAATTTTATAATGGGGCTATTGGAGCGATAAACTATACCGTAAATAGTTATGGTGGGAATATGGAAGGTTCATTAACTATATTTGGCGAAAAAGGTACAGTAAAAATAGGTGGCCAGTATCTCAATGAGTTAGAATACCAGAATATCAAGGACTTTAAATTTGAGGACTTACCTGAGGGAAATAAAGCGAATAATTACGGACACTATCAGGGATCCATGTCTAATCATGACGAGGTATACAAGAACGTTGTAGATGTCTTACAAAACGGGGGTTCTATATCAACCAATTCGTTTGAAGGTCTGAAAACCGTTGAGATTATTGACAAGATTTATGAAGCTGCATCAAAATAA
- a CDS encoding lipopolysaccharide biosynthesis protein, whose protein sequence is MIKFTKAYILNKLNLGGFVKGALTLSFGTFIGQLLVVATSPFLTRIYSPEEFGIFGLLLSVVASFALISALRYELAIILPENDILAMSLLLISIVFVSSISLSLFFLILIFQDFLVQLPNGKELITFSWLIPCLIFLAGTIKVFVFWNLRINKPSKIAYARMTQDSIMVGYQSSTGYFFFNNFMGLSLGYGLGLLLGLIVIAKQSIKRNIVLLKLIRAKHIKYVLYRYKRFPLFTVWADLANVLSKQLPMVIIASLFSPAIAGFYLMANRVANSPVGLISEGTGKSFMSIASKLTTSDDLGNLSIKVFDLLIKMSVIPLVFVAAFGPELFGLLFGDEWSGGGRYFQALIVQSIAVFIFVPILTLLAVLEKQELGLYFQISMLIFTLISLYMGYLYQDSLLAIMLYSFTTAFSYFYFGILLLFHAGVKVKMSLKKILPEIAIGLIIFSIIELYKSNVNQFFDGSILMFLFITFVLAVLTWIIFRCYKSFVELNTLDRHYA, encoded by the coding sequence ATGATAAAATTCACAAAAGCTTACATACTCAATAAGCTGAATTTAGGTGGTTTTGTTAAAGGGGCTTTAACTTTATCATTTGGTACGTTTATAGGGCAGTTGCTTGTTGTGGCTACTTCACCTTTTCTAACAAGGATATACTCGCCCGAAGAATTTGGAATCTTTGGCCTGTTGCTTTCTGTTGTAGCTTCTTTTGCATTAATCTCTGCGCTAAGATATGAACTAGCTATTATTCTTCCAGAGAATGACATTCTCGCAATGAGTTTACTGTTGATTTCTATTGTTTTTGTTAGCTCTATATCACTTTCTTTGTTCTTTTTGATCCTGATATTTCAAGATTTCTTAGTTCAATTACCCAATGGAAAAGAATTGATAACTTTTTCTTGGTTAATCCCATGTTTAATTTTTTTAGCAGGCACTATAAAAGTATTTGTTTTTTGGAATCTGAGAATAAATAAGCCGTCTAAAATTGCTTATGCAAGAATGACTCAAGACTCAATAATGGTAGGTTATCAAAGTTCAACAGGATACTTTTTTTTTAATAATTTTATGGGGTTAAGTTTAGGATATGGTTTGGGACTATTATTAGGGTTAATAGTAATAGCTAAGCAATCAATTAAAAGGAATATAGTTTTGCTCAAGCTGATAAGAGCTAAACATATCAAGTACGTTTTATATAGGTATAAAAGATTTCCTTTATTTACTGTGTGGGCAGATCTAGCAAATGTTCTCTCCAAGCAACTACCAATGGTTATAATTGCGAGCCTGTTTAGTCCTGCGATAGCCGGTTTTTATTTAATGGCTAACCGAGTAGCTAACTCTCCAGTTGGGTTGATATCTGAGGGAACGGGCAAATCTTTCATGTCCATTGCTTCTAAACTTACTACAAGTGATGATCTGGGTAATCTTTCGATTAAAGTTTTTGATTTGCTTATCAAAATGTCAGTAATTCCTCTGGTTTTTGTCGCGGCTTTTGGCCCTGAATTATTCGGTTTACTTTTTGGAGATGAATGGTCCGGAGGTGGGAGATATTTTCAAGCTCTTATCGTACAGTCAATAGCAGTTTTTATATTTGTTCCTATCCTAACATTACTAGCAGTGTTAGAAAAGCAAGAACTTGGCTTATACTTCCAGATTAGTATGTTAATATTTACATTGATATCATTATATATGGGTTATTTATATCAAGATTCTCTTTTAGCAATTATGTTGTATTCATTCACTACTGCCTTTTCTTATTTCTATTTTGGAATATTGCTGCTATTTCATGCAGGTGTAAAAGTGAAAATGAGCTTGAAAAAAATTCTTCCTGAGATTGCTATTGGGTTAATAATTTTTTCAATAATTGAATTATATAAATCAAATGTAAATCAATTTTTTGATGGCAGTATTTTAATGTTTCTATTCATTACTTTTGTGTTAGCAGTATTAACCTGGATTATTTTTAGATGCTATAAATCGTTTGTAGAGCTTAACACACTAGATAGACACTATGCCTAA
- a CDS encoding acyltransferase: MEPKKLKTGIKNVEFGSEVTLVEPTNLYGCIIGDNCFIGPFVEIQKDVTIGARCRIQSHSFVCELVTIGEDCFIGHGVMFINDVFSGGGPARGDKEKWKKTNIGNNVSIGSNATILPVTICDNVVIGAGAVVTKNINSEGVYVGNPARKLK, from the coding sequence ATGGAACCTAAGAAGTTAAAAACCGGGATAAAAAATGTTGAGTTTGGCTCAGAAGTAACTCTTGTTGAGCCAACTAATTTGTACGGTTGTATAATTGGAGATAATTGCTTTATCGGGCCGTTTGTTGAAATTCAAAAAGATGTGACAATAGGTGCTCGTTGTCGAATACAATCGCACAGTTTCGTATGCGAGCTGGTGACTATTGGAGAGGATTGTTTTATTGGGCATGGGGTTATGTTCATAAACGATGTTTTTAGCGGAGGAGGCCCCGCAAGAGGCGATAAAGAAAAGTGGAAGAAAACAAATATTGGAAATAATGTCAGTATTGGAAGCAATGCTACAATATTGCCTGTTACTATTTGTGATAATGTAGTGATAGGAGCCGGTGCAGTAGTTACGAAAAATATAAATAGTGAAGGAGTATATGTCGGTAATCCGGCAAGAAAACTTAAATAA